The Candidatus Scalindua japonica DNA segment GTTGCAAATAGTGCCTGAGAAAAAGCATATGACTCCTTTTTTAGATTCAGTCTATCACAAACTATACAAAGACACGATACAGGAAAAGATAGATAAAGATATTTTGTCTGCGGAGACACTGACCACACGAATTGCAGAACAACTAAGATCCCGATGGAATCACATAGAGTCCATAATTGAGAAAGGACAGGTATCGGATAAGATTATAGAAAGGGCAAAAGGAGAAAAGGCGGACTTGATCATTCTGGGCTCACGAGGACTTAGTAAAGCAAAATCTTTCTTTTTAGGCGGGGTTTCTCAAAAAGTCACTACTTACGCTCCGTGTTCAGTTCTTGTTGTAAAGAAAAAAATAAGTACATTCAAGAGAGTCCTTATCGCGACAGATGGGTCTCACTATTCCAATGTCGCTGTAAAATTTCTAAAATCCTGTTTTCTAACAAAAGAATTTAGTACCACTCTTCTTAACGTTTGGGACTCTCCTGTCATCCTTCCACAATTTGCTTATGAAGCTATAGGGGAAAAACGCCTTAAAGAGTTGCATAAAATGGCATTCTTGGCAAATGCTTTATGCGTTGAAGGTGATCCGGCAGAAATGATTAATGATATAGCCCAGCGAAGAAAAGTCAATCTTGTAATTGTCGGATCAAAAGGTCTTACGGGAAATAAGCGATTTCTTTTAGGTAGTGTTGCCCGAAAAGTGGTTACTTACAATAA contains these protein-coding regions:
- a CDS encoding universal stress protein, coding for MKIILAVDGSKNSEWAVDFLLKIPLAEMPQISVLQIVPEKKHMTPFLDSVYHKLYKDTIQEKIDKDILSAETLTTRIAEQLRSRWNHIESIIEKGQVSDKIIERAKGEKADLIILGSRGLSKAKSFFLGGVSQKVTTYAPCSVLVVKKKISTFKRVLIATDGSHYSNVAVKFLKSCFLTKEFSTTLLNVWDSPVILPQFAYEAIGEKRLKELHKMAFLANALCVEGDPAEMINDIAQRRKVNLVIVGSKGLTGNKRFLLGSVARKVVTYNNSSVLVVKSIDKPNMT